The nucleotide window TCAGCATCGAGTCCGGGATCGCCTAAATGGATTCGAATGGGGTCATGGCAAGACAACCATGCACGTCGCACCCGAGATTGCACCTCAATATTAATGTTGTAAAGACAACCCAGTCAAGAGATATGTCATCAGAAAGGTTGAGTCCAAGGAGTCCTCAAAAGACGGAAAAAGAAAACGGGTGATGTACAGTCGTAGGTCGTGGCAACGGGCTATGAGTGCAGAGAGGTGTCAAGAGCGTCAAAACATTGGCATGATATCAATCAAACCACCAGATGGTACCCTCGATCCGCGGCATTTGCGGATGAGAGCTCAATCAAGATCACCCAAGCACGAGCAAGCAGGCAGGACATCACTTATGCTCCGGGTGCAGGAGCACCAGAAGGGGGGGCACCTTGTCCgccttgctgttgttggtacATCAAGGATTGATACCACAGCGCGAGGTAGTTTTGGTAACCACCATCTATGTTGATTAGCATTCAGCATGGGCACAAGGGCACAGCATATCAAGACTTACATTGGGCGTAGGGATCGGATCCATCAGCTGGAGCTGGTTGTGGAGGCTGGTTAGTAGGGGCACTGGAGCCTTGCGCTTGAGAATAGCTGGGCCTGTCATGATCTTGATGTCCACGGCCACCGCCACCGCCACCACGGGGGCCACTGCCTTTCTGGCGCTGTTCTCATGTTAGCTGTGTGAAGCAAGGTCTTGGTGTTAGGATGGGACTCACCACAGCATCCACCTTCTCGTCAATGGCAAGCTTAGCTCGCGCAATACTATCTCGCGAACCGATCAGGGCGATCTCCCTCTGAGTCTCACCAGGACCAGAAGACTGAGCAACGTTGATCTTGCATCCGGTGGTGTTCTGCATCTCCCTGATCGTCTCACCGCCCTTTCCTATGATCATACCTACCGCATCTGAAGGGACATATACAGCATCATTGATCTTGTCGGGACCACCAGAACCTCCCGCATCCCTCTGAGGACCATCATGGCGGCTTCCAGGAGCTGCTCCTCCACCTCCCAACCTTTTGACAGGCGGCGGCGCGTCGCCACGACTGTCACTGTCGACAATCTCCATGATAAAATCCTTGGCGCGGGCGGCAGCCTCGCGCGTGCCGATGAGGTTGACAGGCCGCAATCCGTTCACACTCTTAGATTCGCCAACGATATTGATATGGCAGCCGGATCGTTCTTGAAGGTCGCGGATAGTTTCACCTCCACGTCCAATGATCAGGCCAACAGTCCTGTCGGGGACCATGATCTGCATGTGGTCCTCCCCTTCGCGTAGAGCCGCAGCGCCGCCCTTGTTGGGGTCGCGAGGCTTTTCAGGGCGGTTGAGGGCGCCCATTCCGCTGTCGTCAATAATACGGTTAATGGCATCCTTTACTTCAGCACGACGGTGCCGGGGCCCAGAGATCTTGCACAGCCTATGCGGACCACCGTCGGTGGCGGCCAGGAACTGGACTCGGCAGTTGGATTCAGACTCTATGCGTCTAAGATTCTCTCCTTGTCTGCCGATGATAAGGCCTACGAGGCTTGAATCGATCTCAATGGTCTCCGAGTTCTCATCACCTCCTCTCAAGGGAGACCTCTCGCGTCCGTTGTTTCCCCGAGGGGAGAAATTCCGACCTCGAGGGCCTGGCGAATAAGAACGGTCTCGACCATAGCCCCGACCATGCGAACCTCTGTCGCCGCCACGTCGCTCATCTCTGTACGGATTCACACCATCACGGAACTCATCGCGAGCGGGTGATCGTGACCTTGAGCGGTTGTATCCTCGATCAGGTCCTCGTGATTCGGAGGCATAGACAAGGGGTCGATCGTAGGATGTCACGCCCTTTTCGGCCGCATAAGCCTTGGCCTGAGCAATCGCATCGGCAATACTGAAAGTCCCCGAGTTGACAGGTCGAATCGAGCTCAGGTCGAGGTTTCCGCTGGATGATGGCGCAGGGAGGCCATTGTAGCCGGATGCACCATAACTGCTAGAGTTTGGAGGGGGCGGCTGGTATGTGGCCGCAGGTTGCGCCGACGCAGGCGGGGGAGGGTATGCCTGGTTGGGAGCGCCGGGTGGTGTCTGGGTTGGGGTCCCTGTCGGCCGCTGCGACGCTGTGTAAACAAGTCAGTAAGCGCAGATTATGCCAAATGAGTTGTTCTGACATACCGAGTGCGGCCAGGATACTCTGGATGTCAGGTTGAGGATTCGCCATCGTGCTTCGCTGCTAGTGGAGCTGAACGGGAGCCAGCACGAGCAAGGAGCTAGTTTTTCGTCGTGGGGATAAACCAGAGAACAGTGAATAGCCCGATGAAATTATGAGTAATTAGGGATTGAACTATCTTATAAGTGATTATTCCTAATCGCGAGGAACAAATGCGACCAGTTTCGAAAGTCGGTATCGCAAAGACTTTGACGGATCGGCCGGGCACAACCTGAAGTCAGGATAAGATCGAGTCTCGTTGCGATGAAGAATGAATACAAAGGCTTCGGGGATGTTGCCAGATTGCCAATATATGTCTCGGGTCGCGTATCAAAGCTGATGCGATCGCAGTGGGTGTAGTGAATAGTGTCGCGGGCAGCGATAGGGGCGATGTCTCGAAAGCgcagatgagatgaagagggagaaagGAATCTGATTTGGAAGAATCAGGTTCATACAAGAGTGGATGACCCAAGCGCGAAGGTTCGGACCTCCACTACCTAAGtaaagtacctaccttaccttgccttaaGCACAGTCCCTACGGAGTAGACTCTGACTTAGTACAGCACCTGCAGTGTAGCGTGACTTGAGGCTAAACCTCGTTGGGAACTTAAGTGACATTCCTCCACTGTGCTTTAGAGTGCAGACAAGATTGAGCGAATATTGAGCTACACTTGATGTGCCTCTTTGTACCAGGTTTTGTTCTGTATTTGTGTCGTCTGCCCTTGGCGCGCAGTAATTTTCTGCTACCCCATCTACATTTACTGTTTGTATGTATCCTCGATTCGGTGCGCAGCCCAGCCCTCAATGGCAAACCCTTTCACAGTAGGGCTTGAACTGTATTCGCCAGGCATCAGGCATACAAGCTTTCCTTATTAGGGCTCGAGGCGCAACTTGCAAACTCATATATGATCTTACTCTGTGCATCTGTACCTCGATCAATCCAGTTTCCATTGTGACCCAATTGTTCAAATCGAAGTCATCAGACCTGGAACTAGTCCTAGAAAGGCAAGCTTGCAACAACATTTGCCGCTGAATCCACAGCGGGGGTCACTGCACGCACATTGAACTGCTTGTCTGGTGGAGTGACCGGAAAAACAAATCACCGCTTATCGCTCCAAGACTTTTCTTATCGCTGAAAAAAAAGTTCTCGATTCAGTTGCTGCGAGACGATCGGTTGTGCAGAATATCAACGGTACGCGCAAAACAAGATGGATTTCGCCGGCAGCAAGAAACGCAAGTTCAAGGACGCCAATGGCGTCAAGGCTtcaaaggagaagaagtctgtTACAGTTCTCGAAAAGAAATCAAAGAAAGTCAAGCGCACCGAACCTGAGTCCCGCGAAGAGCCCGAAGACGATTCTTtcaacgaggaggaggaggaggctctgAAGGAGGACGGAGACGAGAGCGACGAGGCCGATGAGGATGCTGAAGACTCCAAGTCCGGAGACGAaattgaagaggaggatacCGAGGACAAGGCCGAGGACAACACAGATCTGCCCGATGGCGGAAAGCTCACATTACCTCCAGTTGCTGGAGCTGAATCGCAATCCTTCGCAGAGCTGAATCTTTCTGAGAAGACCATGAAGGCCATCAATGAGATGAAGTTCACCAAGATGACTGAGATCCAGAGGAGAGGTATTCCTCCCTCGCTGGCTGGTCGCGATGTTCTTGGTGCTGCCAAGACTGGTTCTGGAAAGACTCTAGCCTTCCTTATTCCTGTCATTGAGATGTTGAGCTCTCTGCGATTCAAGCCTCGCAATGGTACTGGTGTCATTGTTGTTTCCCCAACTCGCGAGCTGGCTCTCCAGATCTTTGGTGTTGCCCGTGAACTCATGGCTCACCACTCACAAACTTATGGTATTGTCATTGGAGGCGCAAACCGTCGCGCTGAGGCCGACAAGCTCGCCAAGGGTGTTAACCTGCTTATTGCCACCCCTGGTCGTCTGCTTGACCATCTGCAAAACACACCTTTCGTTTTCAAGAACCTGAAGTCACTTGTTATTGATGAGGCGGATCGAATTCTTGAAATTGGTTTCGAAGATGAAATGCGACAGATTATCAAGATTCTCCCTAAGGAGGACCGACAGACAATGCTTTTCTCTGCTACCCAAACAACCAAGGTTGAGGATCTTGCCCGTATCTCGCTGCGTCCTGGTCCTCTGTACATCAATGTCGACGAAGAGAAGCAATACAGCACTGTGGAGGGCCTGGAGCAGGGTTATGTTATATGCGATGCCGAGAAGCGATtcaatcttctcttctcattcCTCAAGCGTaacctcaagaagaagatcattgtCTTCTTCAGTAGTTGTGCTTGTGTGAAATACCACGCCGAACTCCTCAACTATATCGATATTCctgttcttgaccttcaCGGCAAacagaagcagcagaagcGAACCAACACATTTTTCGAGTTCTGTAATGCCAAGCAGGGTACTCTGATCTGCACTGACGTTGCCGCTCGTGGTCTCGATGTATGTGTCTAATATGAATTACTGCATGCACAATTTACTAACCTGCAACAGATTCCTTCTGTTGACTGGATTGTCCAATTCGACCCTCCAGATGACCCCCGCGACTACATTCACCGTGTCGGTCGAACTGCCCGAGGCAGTAACACCAAGGGACGGTCTCTTCTGATCCTTCAGCCCAACGAGGTTGGCTTTTTGTCGCACCTCAAGGCCGCCCGTGTTCCCGTCGTAGAATATGATTTccccaagatcatcaacattCAGTCTcaacttgagaagctcatcagtTCAAACTACTACTTGAACAAGAGTGCCAAGGATGGTTACCGCAGCTACCTTCACGCCTACGCCTCTCACTCGCTGCGCAGTGTTTTTGATATCAATAAGCTGGATCTGGCCAAGGTCGCCAAAAGCTTTGGCTTCACAGTACCACCACGTGTTGACATCACCCTCGGTGCCAGCATGAGCAGGGACAAGAAGCATCAGGGACGCAGAGCATACGGCAGTCAGCCACGACAGGGCCAGGGTAACAAGTTCACCAGGTAGAACGGTACGGGAAGTGAAAGAAGAAGTAGTGGTCAGTCAAATTGACTGTCGGTGTATATGGGAGGCCTTCAGCACGGCGTTAGGTTTTGCAAAATGTAATGATGGTACCAGGCTACGGCAGGATCATAGACAGACCTTTTTGTTTCCAGTCTTTTGCTATGTGAATCTTGAgacatcatcttctgagGCGCAACAAAAGTTCTGACATTAAACCAAGGTGTCAACAATATTTAGCCCAAGGTCTACTAAACCAGATCTAAATTATGCTAGGTTTGCCAAAGACTTTTTGTCAATTGGACGGAGGTCCCAGGTTATGTCACCTCCCCTTGCATCTCTTTAGAGATTTTGTAATTCTTGGTCATGTTAAATTTGCTTGCAAGCCATGTCTTGTAAAAAAGCACCCCCGTAAGGTGGTGACGAATTGAGTAGCATGATCTCTGTTGAGCCCAGATTACCTGCTATGGATTCCATAGAGCTTTCAATTTTAAGCGGGGATCGAATGGGCTCCGAACTGATGTCAGCTGAAAAATGAATGGATGGGTGGATGGAATTCATGTGGTTTTCAGTGCTGAGGCCTTTCCAATTGTTTTGCCATCTCTAACAATACCGTCGTCAGATATGTTCCGAGAGCAGTTTGATTCACCAATGAAACTGGCTGTGTTTAATAGGTTGACGGATGTTCAGGAACCAGCGGACCGAGGATCGATCGACAATGTCATTCAGGGACGTTGCAGCGAGATCTTTGAGTTTTCAAGGTGCTTATTCAAGCCATCAAAAGTGAGTGGCATTGCCCACCAACACCAGGCCAGAAGGGAAATGCCTCATACGATTTAACGTTGTTTGCTTTACCTGTCTAGTCTCAGTCTCGGCTTGAACAAATAGGTAGACCTCGTATTGAATCAGAACCGGGGTCTCGGCATGCTCCAAGTGCAACATCTACCACACCCACGCCGTCATTGGTCAAAGCCGCGTCACGAGCTTCATTCCCTTCTCCCTTTGGGGACTGAGCTCGCGTCATGTTCTTTTTAGCTGTTGAGGCTCAGTTGCTTCCATTCTTCTTTAACTACCTTATCTACCTAGACGACCTATTCGTGTGTCCCAATTTTTGTTTGCTTGTCAAAATCTCACATAACCTTAATAAACCTTGACTGACTATAAGTTGAACTAACGGAGCTGGGCCGAAGCTGACCTGACGGCGTAACCACCCTCGCAACAATCTGGCGCATTTAAACAACAGTTGTCCTTTCCGTTTGACTCACAATTTATCCCTCTTTCTTTGGATTCGAAGAGCAACAAAAGGCAGAAGCCTGGCATGATCTGGAGTCCGACATACCATCTCATTCAATTCTCGACATTACAGAACTAAACAATTTATTACAAAACTCACCATCGTaccagaaaaagaaagagataaAATCTCCACCGAAGAGCATAAAAATGTGTACCAAGACATTAATCGAGCACAAGTGCGGACATCGTGTTCTGCGTGGGAACACAAGATGCTACAGAGAGGACTGTTcgggaagaaaagaagatatCACCAAAGTTGACGACGAATGCGCGCAGTGTGAAAACAAGCCCGGTCGATTCAAGTCCTCTCGGTGGTGCTCTGTTGGCTGCTGCGTTTGCCAATgaagggagggagggaggatCGAGAGAACATCGTTGGATAATGCGGGAAAACACGGCGGGTTTATATTTGGAGCCTGGAGTATGGAGAGGCTATTTTATTGGAAAACCGATTACTTGGAGTTTATGGAGCTTTTGGACTTCGTCTTTACGACCCGGGAAATCCTACATCTTGCGTTATGAAGGTACCTTATTCTAGCGTGTTTCtatgaggttgttgatgcagTCATGTCCTTGGGAGCATGTGAGTGGACGACAAGATTGCACAGGATCTGAGACATTAGGCTCAATTGACATTTTTCAAACAAACATTTAAATCGAATACTGACTGACACACATCATGCAAGTAAGTTAACAGATATCACAGACGAGACCGACATCCACCAATACTCGATTGCAGATGTCAACGAGCCACTGCCACAACTGGCAAGTGGACTTGAATTGATAGAACTGAACTGGATTGGATGGCTGCCAATTAAGAATTGCCCTGGGCAGCACAGCCCATGGCGGATGTGCAGTCAAGCCCTGCCCTGCCGTTGACGGCTTGAGAGCCCGAGTATTCCATTTGAGTGGGCGACAGGGGTACAGGGGTACAGCTTACACCTCAGGCGGGGGGTCTGTCAGTTCTCCAGCTTCCAAGTCGAGAGTCTAGAGCGGGCGGTACCTATAGATACAGCAAGCAGACTCCGTGAACTTTGAAGGCTGTCAATCCTTTACTGTACTCTAACTAGCGGTTCATCGGCCCCAGGGACCAACCcccaatcccaatcccaatccTAATCCTAATCTGAATTGAACCCCAGGGATGCTGTACTGGATATTCGTCGATTAAACAAGGAAAGGTCCATTTGATCCACCGTTAAACCCGTTCGTCGCATATTTCCTACTTACTCGGCGTCATGTCCGTCGCCAGCTAAGGTAAATACCCAAGGTACGTACTGTACATACTTCCATGCCATGAGGTCGGGGCACCTCCACTTTCAAGCTTCCCCATCCCGCATTCCGCAATCATCACGACCTACCATCTTCCACTACCACTACACACAGCATCCAAGACATACCCAATCTAGGTGCTCAATTCAGACCACAGACTACCTAATACTACCTCTTTCCACTTCTCCCCGTGGTCGCGTCTTCCCGTCGCTTGTGCTACCTGTCTTGCCGTTACTTGCGCATGCTTCAGTAAGCTAAGTTGGTACTTAGCTAGGTATTCAAGTCATGGCTAAGAAGGCACGCCAGAGAATCAGTTATGGTGAGACTTCATCCCCAACCGCTCCAAACGCCCCAACAACCCCGCTCGTCGAATTATGCTCTCTTGTATGACCTCAGCTTCGGAACAGTTGCTGACACAGGTATAGTCCTCGAAAATGCCAAATCATCTGAAGGCGGCCATCGTCTAGGTGTCAATGGCCTTGCCGTCGACAACGACAATGCGATTCTGTGAGCCCTTTCACACCGACACCCTCGGTCCGATCCGTGCAGCTCTAACATCACCTTATTCAGATACTCAGGTGGCCGAGATGGCATAGTATGCGCTTGGGACCTGAACCTCGACCTCAAAGGCCGCAGCGATATTACCGACCCGACGCCTGCCAATTCCGAAGACAAGAAGCCGAAGCACACGACCAAGTTTCGCGCTCAGACTCACGCTCATATGCACTGGATCAACGACATTGCCCTCGCTCAAAACAATACTGCCCTCGTATCTGGCTCATCTGACCTTACAGTCAAGGTTTGGCGACCGTATTCTGATGAGGACAAAAACCGCACCGAGACGATAGGCGAACATGCTGATTATGTCAAATGTGTTACAACCCCGCCCCCAGATATGGGCGCAAACTGGGTCGCATCCGGTGGTCTGGACCGCAAAATTTGCTTATGGGATCTCAATGGCGCTGGAAAGACACTCGAGATTGACGTGCAGGGTGAAGAAATTGCCGAGAAAGGTTCTGTCTATGCCCTTCGTGTGGGGAGAAATATCATGGCGAGTGGTGGTCCCGAGAAGACGGTGCGCTTGTACGATCCCCGAACTGGTGATAAGGTTTCAAAACTTGTTGGTCATGTCGACAATATCCGTGCTATTCTTATAGACGATGCTGGCGACACAATTTTGAGTGCCAGTGCCGATAAAACGGTCAAAATGTGGAGCATCAAGAACGGTCGATGCATGTACACTTTCTCCATGCACGATGAGAGTGTTTGGTCACTCTTCTCGGATGACCCGAGCCTGGGTGTCTTCTACAGTTCTGATCGCTCGGGGTTGGTCGCCAAAACAGATGTGCGCGGTAGCCTTGAGGATATGGATGATGGCCTGAGTCTAGCTGTGGCGCATGAGCATATAGGAGTGGGCAAGGTTGTCGCAGCTGGAGGTCACATTTGGACAGCAACGAATAGGTCATCAATTAACCGATGGGAAGACGTTGACACGGGCACCAACATCCAGCTTCCGGAGTCTGTTCGACAACACAGAGCTACATCGAATGCTTCTAGCAGACCCCGCGAGACTTCTCCTCCGGCTACTACTAACGGAACTGCAAAGAAGGAGATCCCAGCTGAGTCCATCTTGCGTATTTCTGCAGCTGCTTCTTTCCCTGCGCGATCTGGTCCAGATCCCGATTCTGCCACTATCACGGATGCTACTGCACGGAAGGGGTCCGAAGCCATTATAGATTCTTCAGAGCCCGAAATCAAACCCATCCATGCAGTGGCTGAGGAAACGATTGAGGGACAATTCGGATTGCTCAAGCATAGGCTACTCAACGATAGGAGGCGTGTGTTGACGTCAGACACAGCTGGCGACGTATTACTATGGGATTTGATCCAGGTTTGTCTGACATATTCTGAGCATGGATACAGCTGACCATTTCAGTGTAAACCCATTAAAAGTTTTGGCAAACAGCATTTGGAGGATGTGGAGCATCTCGTCAACACCGTTGAGGCCGTGGCTCCTTGGTGCTCTATCGATCTCAGCTCGGGAAATCTTACTGTGGTTCTAGAGCCCTTTAATTGTTTCGATGCTGAAGTATACGCAGACGAGCTAGATTTGCCAGATAAAATAGAATTTCGAGAGGACCAGAGAAGTAAGTCCGCCTTTGATGACTGCAAGGGCACAGCTAACACTCTTCCAGTCAGCCTTGGAAAATGGATCCTTAGGTATCTCTTTGCCGATCtcattgatgaagaggtcaGAAGAGATGAGGCACACCGTCAGAAACTCAATGAGGGTCTTGAGGCGAGGCAAATTGCCAGTGGAGGAACTACTGAAGTTGCTCCATTATCGATATCATTACCAAAGTCAGCCATCCCGGACTGGGATAACGCAGACCAGGTTACTCCAAAGCCCAATCTCTATCCTAATACTCCAGGTCTAGGCATTGGTTTGGCAACGCCTGGTCCAAGCATTATGTCAGGCCCAAACAGCTTGCCCGATGTTCCTGAAAACGCGGCCACAAGTCCAATGACTCCTATAGAAAAGAGAACCTCGCATGTCAGCCGCCCTTCGACAGAGAAGGAAGACTACTTCACAAGTCCCCTACAGCTGCTCGAATCGGCAGTCAAGGCAGCAAGCATGGTGTCAACCCCCACGCAGAACGAGGCGGACTCCAAGAAGTCTATAGATGGTGATAAAGATAAGGATAAAGataaggacaaggacaaggcggACAGTGCAAAGTCCCCAAGCACACCAtttggcaagaagaagtttAGGATGACTTTTGGCACCAAGAAGCTTTCAAGGTCGGCGTCCCAGGCCACCACAGAGAAGCCTGCGATTGTGGAGGAGAAGACAGAAGAGTCCGAGTCTTCGTCTGTCCatgaaaaagagaaggaggttgatgacAGTTTCTTTGGCACGATTCAGAAGATCCACCAGGAATACGAGCGGCAACTAGCCGACAACCCTGACAAGCCGGTCGAGTCACGAGTGGTACCCAGTTTGCCTAGTGATACACCCGTTCTGAAGCTCCCGCCAGGAACTAAGGTGGTTATTCAAGAGGAGACCACAGGAGGCAGCGCCAACTTGTATCAGGGCACTGTCCAGGACGTTGGCAAGGACGCAGATATTATCGAACAGAAGGCTCCCATGTGGCTGGGTGATGTTCTCCTTCAAAACACACTCCCCTTCAAAGAGCCCGTAAAGGTTTCGTTCGTCTTGTATCCGATGGACGACACTCTCCCAGCTATTGCTTCAACCGATGGAAACAACAGGCTCAATGCTAACCGCATGCTTCGAGTCAAGAAGATTCTCTCATATGTTGCAGAAAGGATTGAGCCTCCACTTGAGGAGCCCGAAGAGAGCCCTATGAAGCCAGAGGAGTATTTAGAACTGTACTGCAACGAACAGGTAATCATCATCTCTTGTTTACTCATGTACGTACGATCACGGGCAATTACACTTGCTAACATTTATTCAGTTACTTTCCCCTGTTACGACACTGGCCACTCTCCGAACTCATCTGTGGAAGGGGGGCAACGATATTGTCCTTCATTACAAGGCCAATGGCAAAAAGGAGATTCGACCATTCCCACCGCCTCCAGAGCCTAAGCCTGCTGAGCccgaagaagctcaagacggCGCTGCAGCTGACGAGGCAAATACTAATGGTCAAGTTCCTCCCCAgcctcaagcccaagcccaagccagcTGAGCCCAGACAACCCGCACCTTACACGCTGaatgagaagatgagatcCCGAGACTCTTCAACCCGTTGTGTGGTGTCGTGTGCCAGAAGGGTCGGCTTTTGTCACCAGCTATTTCATTTATCGTATATAAATTTGTACATAGGTCAGATGCCGTCAAGGCGTATATACCATTTGGGAGAAGTTAAGCCTCTCTCTATTTCTTTCGAAACGCCCGTCTCTTGACTCCATGCTCCTTGCTCCGTGTTTTACATTGTACAATTCCGCCCGATTTGTTGATTTCTTGTATCACTTCCCATTATCATACAACGCCGTTCATGGTGTTAATAGCCCACTGATAGCTTCCCAGGAAAATCGCGCCTCCAATAGAAATCCATGTAACTCGTGGTGCTACACCAGAAAAGAAAGCTCTGCTGCCCTCCTCGCGCAATATCCGGCCAAATATTTCCGATACTGAAACACTCTCCTTCGATAACATGACTCTCGTCTTGAGTACATCGAGCGGCGTCGTCAGTGCCGCAGATAATCCACCAGCCATGCTTCCATAGAGAGCACTCTCGGCACCAGTGACCTCACGACCACCGCGGCGACGTCGTCCCCAGGACTTCATGGCCTCCCATAGCGGGAATTGAATCACAGTAAATGGCACCTCGCGGAAAACGGTGATTCCCCAACCGCGATAGAGCTCTCTCCACATTGGAACAAACCCATGGCTCGAATACCGTGACAGAATGGCCCGCAGAGCAGCAGCCGAAGAACCACCATGATGACCCGCCTGCGCACGCTGCTTAACAACCTCGGTTGGCACACGAACAGCGCAAGCTGCCACCTCTCCGGCGCTAGCAGCTGCCATATGTGTAAGGGGAGCCTTCCATCCTGGCGCAGAAGTATTATCCTTATCAGCCAGGAAGCCCTTTACGCCCTCGTATgtgcagaagaagaacgcaGCCCCCGGAGCAGATCCGACAAGGGCAGAACCGATACCGCGATAAATACCGCTGAAACCGCCGGAGGGGAAGAAACCGGCCGAGGACTGAAGACGGGTCTTGAGAGTGTCgagagggaagagagagagatcgACGGTTGTACCAGCGAGGGCACCAGCGAGGAGGGCAGATTGGAAGGTCGGAGGATTTGTGGACATGATTTTGAAGGTGGGTGGGAGTCCTTTGTGTATAGCTTGGTAGAGGAAGCGTCCTAGGGAGAATCAATGGGCTGGACGAGGCccgaggaggaaaagagagaTATTAGAAGCTTCGGAGGTTTGGACCGACCGAGACCGGCGAAATAATAAAACGGAGGAGCTTGAACTTTGgggcttatcgataagaggACCTTTAGAGGAGCATGGAGCTTACCCTGTAACGTAGCACTTGATAATTTATAAACACTTCGAAGGAGATGTCCGCCTTTCAAAAGGAAGCAAATACACAAGAATTAGTCAATTGGGAGCTGGTTATTGCAGTTGATTTATTTATGTGTCTGTTTGAATGCTATTTTAATCGTGGAGGTGAGCACGATAGTTATGTTACCAACTCGAGTTATACAACGTCACCGCAAGACATGCAAGCTTCGGTCGCCGACAGGAATACACAATGTCCGAGTTGGGTAAACACCTTCACATGTAAAAGTAACGAGATTCTAAGCTAAACCAATAACTCGCCAGCAGAGGTTGATTGGATCATGTTTGTAAAAGAGGAGGTTGGGACAAATACACatgaacagaacagaacagaactcAAAaggcatcatcatggatAGTTTtcattaataactattttgcAGAGACATTCCAGTCTCATCTGGCAATACCATAACTCCCAAACCAATTGATCAAATCGCCAATTCATAACAGTTCTTTACATGTTATCCCGTGTGCTGGTACCAGCCTTGTGAGTCTCctcggcagccttcttggttCGCTCTtggaggttcttgatgtcctTGGCAGGATCA belongs to Fusarium musae strain F31 chromosome 9, whole genome shotgun sequence and includes:
- a CDS encoding hypothetical protein (EggNog:ENOG41), giving the protein MANPQPDIQSILAALASQRPTGTPTQTPPGAPNQAYPPPPASAQPAATYQPPPPNSSSYGASGYNGLPAPSSSGNLDLSSIRPVNSGTFSIADAIAQAKAYAAEKGVTSYDRPLVYASESRGPDRGYNRSRSRSPARDEFRDGVNPYRDERRGGDRGSHGRGYGRDRSYSPGPRGRNFSPRGNNGRERSPLRGGDENSETIEIDSSLVGLIIGRQGENLRRIESESNCRVQFLAATDGGPHRLCKISGPRHRRAEVKDAINRIIDDSGMGALNRPEKPRDPNKGGAAALREGEDHMQIMVPDRTVGLIIGRGGETIRDLQERSGCHINIVGESKSVNGLRPVNLIGTREAAARAKDFIMEIVDSDSRGDAPPPVKRLGGGGAAPGSRHDGPQRDAGGSGGPDKINDAVYVPSDAVGMIIGKGGETIREMQNTTGCKINVAQSSGPGETQREIALIGSRDSIARAKLAIDEKVDAVRQKGSGPRGGGGGGRGHQDHDRPSYSQAQGSSAPTNQPPQPAPADGSDPYAQYGGYQNYLALWYQSLMYQQQQGGQGAPPSGAPAPGA
- the HAS1 gene encoding ATP-dependent RNA helicase (BUSCO:EOG09261F73); its protein translation is MDFAGSKKRKFKDANGVKASKEKKSVTVLEKKSKKVKRTEPESREEPEDDSFNEEEEEALKEDGDESDEADEDAEDSKSGDEIEEEDTEDKAEDNTDLPDGGKLTLPPVAGAESQSFAELNLSEKTMKAINEMKFTKMTEIQRRGIPPSLAGRDVLGAAKTGSGKTLAFLIPVIEMLSSLRFKPRNGTGVIVVSPTRELALQIFGVARELMAHHSQTYGIVIGGANRRAEADKLAKGVNLLIATPGRLLDHLQNTPFVFKNLKSLVIDEADRILEIGFEDEMRQIIKILPKEDRQTMLFSATQTTKVEDLARISLRPGPLYINVDEEKQYSTVEGLEQGYVICDAEKRFNLLFSFLKRNLKKKIIVFFSSCACVKYHAELLNYIDIPVLDLHGKQKQQKRTNTFFEFCNAKQGTLICTDVAARGLDIPSVDWIVQFDPPDDPRDYIHRVGRTARGSNTKGRSLLILQPNEVGFLSHLKAARVPVVEYDFPKIINIQSQLEKLISSNYYLNKSAKDGYRSYLHAYASHSLRSVFDINKLDLAKVAKSFGFTVPPRVDITLGASMSRDKKHQGRRAYGSQPRQGQGNKFTR
- a CDS encoding hypothetical protein (EggNog:ENOG41), whose amino-acid sequence is MAKKARQRISYVLENAKSSEGGHRLGVNGLAVDNDNAILYSGGRDGIVCAWDLNLDLKGRSDITDPTPANSEDKKPKHTTKFRAQTHAHMHWINDIALAQNNTALVSGSSDLTVKVWRPYSDEDKNRTETIGEHADYVKCVTTPPPDMGANWVASGGLDRKICLWDLNGAGKTLEIDVQGEEIAEKGSVYALRVGRNIMASGGPEKTVRLYDPRTGDKVSKLVGHVDNIRAILIDDAGDTILSASADKTVKMWSIKNGRCMYTFSMHDESVWSLFSDDPSLGVFYSSDRSGLVAKTDVRGSLEDMDDGLSLAVAHEHIGVGKVVAAGGHIWTATNRSSINRWEDVDTGTNIQLPESVRQHRATSNASSRPRETSPPATTNGTAKKEIPAESILRISAAASFPARSGPDPDSATITDATARKGSEAIIDSSEPEIKPIHAVAEETIEGQFGLLKHRLLNDRRRVLTSDTAGDVLLWDLIQHLEDVEHLVNTVEAVAPWCSIDLSSGNLTVVLEPFNCFDAEVYADELDLPDKIEFREDQRISLGKWILRYLFADLIDEEVRRDEAHRQKLNEGLEARQIASGGTTEVAPLSISLPKSAIPDWDNADQVTPKPNLYPNTPGLGIGLATPGPSIMSGPNSLPDVPENAATSPMTPIEKRTSHVSRPSTEKEDYFTSPLQLLESAVKAASMVSTPTQNEADSKKSIDGDKDKDKDKDKDKADSAKSPSTPFGKKKFRMTFGTKKLSRSASQATTEKPAIVEEKTEESESSSVHEKEKEVDDSFFGTIQKIHQEYERQLADNPDKPVESRVVPSLPSDTPVLKLPPGTKVVIQEETTGGSANLYQGTVQDVGKDADIIEQKAPMWLGDVLLQNTLPFKEPVKVSFVLYPMDDTLPAIASTDGNNRLNANRMLRVKKILSYVAERIEPPLEEPEESPMKPEEYLELYCNEQLLSPVTTLATLRTHLWKGGNDIVLHYKANGKKEIRPFPPPPEPKPAEPEEAQDGAAADEANTNGQVPPQPQAQAQAS